In a genomic window of Candidatus Nezhaarchaeota archaeon:
- a CDS encoding glycosyltransferase family 2 protein, with amino-acid sequence MKVDVVLLTKNSLKPCLKECVESIYRNVPVGRLIVVDGGSTDGTVEFLEKLPRVEVIDDSKGNRATARQKGIEAVETEWHLHVDSDVILCKDWFTKASRYVRDDVGAIWGVAVPIEPHTFNIVYAMSKFYRLPVRDLLVKQMRSERCMTHDTLFRTEPLKDIKIPRDLHVWEDDYIGRWVIRKGYRFLKVKDPYCLHNVSEKGPDTAILNGYLLHKYRIWSFKRVLMRFLLTIPKSVWIYAVTKDLEAARRQALTYVLTMKGWLAYGLSL; translated from the coding sequence CTGAAGGTAGACGTCGTCCTCCTCACCAAGAACAGCTTGAAGCCCTGCCTAAAAGAGTGCGTTGAGTCGATCTACAGGAACGTCCCAGTCGGTAGGCTCATCGTTGTTGACGGCGGGAGCACTGACGGGACCGTAGAGTTCCTAGAGAAGCTCCCTCGCGTCGAGGTCATCGACGACTCCAAGGGCAATAGAGCCACCGCTAGGCAGAAGGGCATTGAGGCGGTCGAGACCGAATGGCACCTCCACGTAGATTCTGACGTCATACTTTGCAAGGACTGGTTTACGAAGGCCTCTAGATACGTCAGGGACGACGTCGGCGCCATATGGGGAGTCGCAGTTCCGATCGAGCCGCACACGTTTAACATCGTCTACGCTATGAGCAAGTTCTATAGATTGCCCGTAAGGGACCTGCTCGTTAAGCAGATGCGGAGCGAGCGGTGCATGACNCACGACACGCTCTTCAGGACAGAGCCCCTAAAAGACATCAAGATACCGAGGGACCTACACGTCTGGGAGGACGACTACATAGGAAGGTGGGTGATAAGGAAGGGCTACAGGTTCCTAAAGGTTAAAGACCCCTACTGCCTACACAACGTCTCAGAGAAAGGACCAGACACAGCTATATTAAACGGCTACTTACTGCACAAGTATCGGATTTGGAGCTTCAAGAGGGTTTTAATGCGCTTCCTGTTAACCATACCTAAAAGCGTGTGGATATACGCTGTAACGAAGGATCTTGAGGCAGCGAGGAGGCAAGCATTAACATACGTATTAACAATGAAGGGCTGGCTAGCTTATGGTCTGTCTCTT